A window from Fragaria vesca subsp. vesca linkage group LG5, FraVesHawaii_1.0, whole genome shotgun sequence encodes these proteins:
- the LOC101291340 gene encoding uncharacterized protein LOC101291340: MEGALAMVKSSLEKYGISCTLDLINRTLTISTTEASKEYPDAFEKARHLLQLLTTTNVPPALAIDLALNGKQHEFIEIGFQEGGLCSMYGIKKEQYCKRLKWLTRSVKGIRELTGCDDIYCSASGGTITAVSPSRAGLVAFRKVVLTCIVEDTDPAYFIRKASTRKLKKSIKRLLA, from the exons ATGGAAGGAGCTTTGGCAATGGTGAAGTCATCTTTAGAGAAATATGGCATTTCTTGCACGCTGGATCTG ATTAACCGTACCTTGACTATATCGACAACTGAAGCAAGCAAAGAGTACCCGGATGCTTTTGAGAAGGCTAGGCATCTTTTGCAACTTTTGACAACAACCAATGTCCCACCAGCTCTG GCAATAGATCTAGCACTGAATGGCAAGCAGCATGAATTCATCGAGATAGGATTTCAAGAAGGTGGGCTTTGCTCGATGTATGGGATCAAGAAG GAACAGTATTGTAAACGGCTGAAATGGCTCACTCGTTCTGTTAAG GGGATTAGAGAATTGACGGGCTGTGATGATATCTACTGTTCAGCTTCA GGAGGCACTATTACTGCTGTGAGTCCATCTCGTGCGGGATTGGTGGCGTTCAGAAAGGTAGTGTTGACCTGCATTGTTGAAGATACGGATCCTGCGTATTTTATAAGGAAAGCGTCGACACGGAAACTGAAGAAGAGCATCAAGCGTTTGCTAGCCTGA